The Vicia villosa cultivar HV-30 ecotype Madison, WI linkage group LG1, Vvil1.0, whole genome shotgun sequence genome includes a region encoding these proteins:
- the LOC131645143 gene encoding alpha-L-arabinofuranosidase 1-like, producing YIDVIYIFQEINHAGAGGLWAELVNNRGFEAEGSINGTSNIYPWTIIGENQSSIIVSTERSSCFERNKIALRMDVLCHRKSCPHGGVGISNPGFWGMNIEEGKKYKVVFYVRSLGPINLQVSFVGSDNGIKLASTKIRSSGVNVTKWSKMETILEAKSTNHNSNLQITTTKKGVLWLDQVSAMPLDTYKGHGFRNDLFQMVADLKPKTFRFPGGCYVEGNYLKNAFRRKDTVGAWEERPGHYNDMWKYWTDDGFGYFEGLQLSEDLGAYPIWVFNNGISHHDEINTSAISPFVQEALDGIEFAIGSPKSQWGSLRASMGHPKPFDLRYVGVGNEDCGKYNYQGNYLEFYKAIKHRYPDIQIISNCDGSQYPLNHPADLYDFHIYTNSKDMFSQYTKFDKAPRSGPKAYVSEYAVWREDAGNGSLYAAVAEAAFLIGLEKNSDVVSMVAYAPLFVNTNDKYWTPDAIVFNSYQNYGTPSYWLQQFFIDSNGATFLNSTLNNSSSSIVASAIQYNNSQDGKNYLKVKVVNFGNSVEILEILINNLKTNVQRSGSSKVMLTSLNKMDENSFLEPTKIVPKRTSLENASNDMNVELAPYSITSFDLLI from the exons TACATTgatgtaatatatatttttcaggAGATTAATCATGCAGGAGCTGGAGGATTGTGGGCAGAACTTGTGAATAATAGAG GTTTTGAAGCTGAAGGTTCCATTAATGGGACCTCAAATATTTATCCATGGACAATTATTGgagaaaatcaatcatccattattGTATCTACAGAACGTTCTTCTTGTTTTGAGCGTAATAAAATTGCATTACGTATGGATGTTCTTTGTCATAGAAAATCTTGTCCACATGGTGGTGTTGGTATTTCCAATCCAGGTTTTTGGGGAATG AATATTGAGGAAGGGAAGAAATATAAAGTAGTGTTCTATGTAAGATCACTTGGTCCAATTAATTTACAAGTTTCATTTGTTGGATCTGATAATGGTATCAAATTAGCGTCAACCAAAATAAG ATCTTCTGGAGTCAATGTTACAAAGTGGAGTAAAATGGAAACAATTCTTGAAGCTAAAAGTACTAATCACAATTCAAATCTACAAATAACAACAACCAAAAAAGGAGTATTATGGTTAGATCAGGTCTCAGCCATGCCTTTAGATACATATAAG GGTCATGGTTTTCGAAATGACCTTTTTCAAATGGTGGCAGATTTAAAGCCAAAAACTTTTAGATTTCCAG GTGGTTGTTATGTTGAAGGAAATTATCTAAAAAATGCATTTAGAAGGAAAGATACAGTTGGAGCATGGGAAGAGAGACCTGGCCACTATAACGATATGTGGAAGTATTGGACCGATGATGGATTTGGTTATTTTGAAGGGCTTcaa TTATCAGAGGATCTTGGTGCATATCCAATATGGGTGTTTAATAATGGTATTAGTCATCATGATGAAATTAATACGTCTGCAATTTCACCATTTGTACAA GAAGCTCTAGACGGTATTGAGTTTGCTATAGGTTCCCCTAAATCACAATGGGGTTCTCTTAGAGCTTCCATGGGACATCCAAAGCCATTTGATTTGAGATATGTTGGAGTTGGAAATGAAGATTGTGGTAAATATAACTATCAAGGAAATTACCTCGAGTTCTATAAAGCTATAAAACATAGATATCCTGATATTCAGATTATCTCAAATTGTGATGGTTCTCAATATCCATTAAATCATCCCGCGGATCTTTACGATTTTCAT ATTTATACAAATTCTAAGGACATGTTTTCCCAATATACAAAGTTCGATAAAGCACCACGATCTGGTCCAAAG GCATATGTTAGTGAGTATGCTGTTTGGAGGGAAGATGCAGGTAATGGAAGCCTTTATGCAGCTGTGGCTGAAGCTGCATTTCTTATTGGACTTGAAAAAAAtag TGATGTCGTCAGCATGGTTGCCTATGCACCCCTCTTTGTAAACACAAATGACAAATA TTGGACACCAGATGCAATTGTATTCAACTCTTATCAAAATTATGGAACTCCAAGTTATTGGCTCCAACAATTTTTTATTGATTCTAATGGAGCAACCTTTCTTAATTCAACTCTCAACAATTCTTCTAGCTCGATTGTTGCCTCTGCGATTCAGTATAATAATTCTCAAGATGGAAAGAATTATCTAAAAGTCAAG GTAGTAAATTTTGGAAACTCAGTTGAAATTTTAgagattttaataaataatttaaaaacaaatgtgcaACGATCTGGTTCATCAAAAGTGATGCTTACATCCTTGAATAAAATGGATGAAAATTCTTTCTTGGAACCAACAAAG ATTGTGCCCAAAAGAACTTCACTTGAAAATGCAAGCAACGACATGAATGTTGAACTTGCTCCCTATTCAATTACATCATTTGACTTATTAATTTAA